One genomic region from Salinicola endophyticus encodes:
- the plsB gene encoding glycerol-3-phosphate 1-O-acyltransferase PlsB, translating to MRSFSGAGRLWHRLSGGIVRRWLGFRLIEPDPVSLDPEPVTLYVIPHPALSDELAVAQLTRKLGLPDAGRRVELNGLTLPACLPLPRLRRTWRGVKRQGAEPLGPLLAALEQDPDLDVQLVPVSVFWSRAPGKDFGFWKMLAADDWAWSGRLRRLLSLIVNGRHLEAHLGEPIHLRALLDDPQTRLTQRTLARVLRVHFRRVRARVLGPDISHRRTLVRGVVGSPAVRQAIDEAASANRSNALKERKRAERYAREIASNMSYPVLRFLYELLKRLWNRLYDGVDVHGLEAVKAIAGERTLVYVPCHRSHIDYLLLSYVLYREGLMPPHIAAGRNLDMPLIGPLLRRGGAFFMRRSFKDNRLYAAVFNEYLHRLIARGQPVEYFIEGGRSRTGRMLDPRPGMLAMTLRSFVRDATRDVAFVPVYIGYEKVLESNAYLRELRGGSKKKESPLDLLHVLRHLRQPHGRVAVNVGEPLSLTDFLDGLAPAWREERSQPRPEWLKRAVPQLGRTLAERINDGATVNAVSLVAMALLATPHHTIESDLLAHQVALLVRLQQRVPGSAHCRLPAGDAAAWIDQVVALGFIQRRPQALGELISATPEQATLLTWYRNNVLHLFTHFGLVAFAFRNNSAFCLDELDTLLAPAWPLIARELNAREVAEHRQHLAATLDALSAEGLLKQSDSEWRRQPGHLEASEQLRLLGQPIQPTLERTYLLLASLLRYPSGELTRETLEEHSRQLAERLTLLAGLNAPEFFDKRLFSALLETLEVQGWLRVEADRLQYDEALMRAQKRSRTLFDPELRHRLVRLTRQ from the coding sequence ATGCGGTCATTCAGCGGCGCGGGTCGACTGTGGCATCGCCTGAGTGGCGGCATCGTACGCCGCTGGCTCGGCTTCCGCCTGATCGAACCCGACCCGGTATCCCTCGATCCCGAGCCGGTCACGCTCTACGTCATCCCGCACCCGGCGCTCAGCGACGAGCTCGCGGTGGCTCAGTTGACCCGCAAACTGGGGCTACCCGACGCCGGCCGCCGGGTCGAGCTGAATGGGCTCACGCTGCCGGCCTGCCTGCCGTTGCCGCGTCTGCGCCGCACCTGGCGCGGCGTCAAGCGTCAGGGCGCCGAACCGCTGGGCCCATTGCTCGCCGCTCTCGAACAGGACCCCGACCTGGATGTACAGCTAGTGCCGGTGAGCGTGTTCTGGAGCCGCGCCCCGGGCAAGGATTTCGGCTTCTGGAAGATGCTCGCCGCCGATGACTGGGCCTGGAGCGGGCGTCTGCGACGCCTGCTGTCGTTGATCGTCAACGGCCGCCACCTGGAAGCCCACCTGGGCGAACCGATCCACCTGCGAGCGCTGCTCGACGACCCGCAGACCCGACTGACCCAGCGCACCCTCGCCCGCGTGCTCCGGGTCCACTTTCGCCGCGTCCGCGCCCGGGTGCTGGGCCCCGATATCTCCCACCGCCGTACCCTGGTCCGCGGCGTGGTGGGCAGCCCGGCGGTGCGCCAGGCGATCGACGAAGCCGCCTCCGCCAACCGCAGCAACGCCCTCAAGGAGCGCAAGCGCGCCGAGCGCTATGCGCGCGAGATCGCCTCCAACATGTCCTACCCGGTGCTGCGCTTTCTGTATGAACTGCTCAAGCGGCTGTGGAACCGCCTCTATGATGGCGTCGACGTTCACGGCCTCGAAGCGGTCAAGGCGATCGCCGGCGAGCGCACCCTGGTCTACGTGCCCTGCCACCGCAGTCATATCGACTATCTGCTGCTCTCTTACGTGCTCTACCGCGAAGGCTTGATGCCCCCGCACATCGCCGCCGGGCGCAACCTCGACATGCCGCTGATCGGACCGCTGCTGCGCCGCGGCGGGGCCTTTTTCATGCGCCGCAGCTTCAAGGACAACCGGCTCTATGCCGCGGTATTCAACGAGTATCTGCACCGCCTGATCGCCCGCGGCCAGCCGGTCGAGTACTTCATCGAGGGGGGGCGTTCGCGCACCGGTCGCATGCTCGACCCGCGCCCCGGCATGCTGGCGATGACGCTGCGCTCGTTCGTGCGCGACGCTACCCGCGACGTCGCATTCGTCCCGGTCTACATCGGCTATGAGAAGGTGCTCGAGAGCAACGCCTATCTACGCGAGCTGCGCGGCGGCAGCAAGAAGAAGGAGTCGCCGCTGGACCTGCTACACGTGCTGCGCCATCTGCGCCAGCCCCACGGCCGGGTTGCAGTCAACGTCGGCGAGCCACTGTCGCTGACCGATTTTCTCGATGGCCTCGCCCCCGCCTGGCGTGAGGAGCGCAGCCAGCCCCGTCCCGAGTGGCTCAAGCGTGCGGTCCCGCAGCTGGGGCGCACACTGGCCGAGCGCATCAACGATGGCGCCACCGTCAACGCCGTCTCGCTGGTGGCCATGGCCCTGCTGGCGACACCGCATCACACCATCGAATCCGATTTGCTGGCGCATCAGGTGGCGCTGCTGGTGCGGTTGCAGCAGCGCGTGCCGGGCAGCGCACACTGCCGCCTACCCGCGGGCGACGCCGCCGCCTGGATCGACCAGGTGGTCGCGCTCGGCTTCATCCAGCGCCGCCCTCAGGCGCTGGGCGAGTTGATCAGCGCCACGCCCGAACAGGCCACGTTGCTTACTTGGTATCGCAACAACGTACTGCACCTGTTCACGCACTTCGGGCTGGTGGCATTCGCCTTCCGCAACAATTCGGCGTTCTGCCTCGATGAGCTGGACACATTGCTGGCGCCGGCGTGGCCGCTGATCGCCCGCGAGCTCAACGCCCGTGAGGTGGCAGAGCATCGCCAGCATCTGGCAGCGACCCTCGACGCCCTGAGCGCCGAGGGGCTGCTCAAGCAGAGTGACAGCGAGTGGCGCCGCCAGCCCGGACACCTGGAAGCCAGCGAGCAATTGCGTCTACTCGGCCAGCCGATACAGCCGACGCTCGAACGCACCTACCTGCTGCTGGCCTCGCTGCTGCGTTACCCGAGTGGCGAACTGACCCGTGAGACGCTGGAGGAGCACAGCCGCCAGCTGGCTGAACGGCTGACGCTATTGGCCGGCCTCAACGCGCCGGAATTCTTCGACAAGCGGCTCTTCTCGGCGCTGCTGGAAACGCTGGAAGTACAAGGTTGGCTGCGCGTGGAAGCGGATCGGCTGCAATACGACGAGGCGCTGATGCGCGCGCAGAAGCGCAGCCGCACGCTGTTCGACCCGGAACTGCGCCACCGGCTGGTGCGACTCACCCGGCAGTGA
- a CDS encoding phosphatidylserine/phosphatidylglycerophosphate/cardiolipin synthase family protein, with product MRATWKSGNRFELLPEGKRFWPAMRAAIEGAREQLWIELYLMESGALAERFLHTLEAAVARGVAVRMMLDGVGSMGLARRDRQRLRAAGVELRFFNPLSVTRLGGNLMRDHRKLVVVDGEVAFTGGFGIVDEFVDAWYEVAVRVEGPVVHDWMRLFAQVWDSPLTRGGRSRARLSPRLPPAPEAVTNAGEGARGRVISGRGHRYQAIRLSLHGRISTARRRLWLCTPYFVPTLSLRRQLAQAARRGIDVRLLLAGGHHDHPGIRYAGQRFYGRLLKAGVQIYEFQPTFIHAKFCVVDDWVSLGSCNFDHWSLQWNLEANQEIEDSAFATEVAELFQRNFAASQRIDAASWRRRPWWQRVREWAFGTLNAWMTRLK from the coding sequence ATGCGCGCAACATGGAAGAGCGGCAATCGCTTCGAGCTACTCCCGGAGGGCAAGCGCTTCTGGCCAGCCATGCGGGCGGCAATCGAAGGCGCGCGCGAGCAGCTGTGGATCGAGCTCTATCTGATGGAGTCCGGTGCCCTGGCCGAACGTTTCCTGCACACGCTGGAGGCGGCGGTGGCCCGCGGCGTGGCGGTGCGAATGATGCTCGACGGCGTCGGCAGCATGGGGCTTGCTCGGCGTGACCGCCAGCGCCTGCGCGCCGCCGGGGTCGAGCTGCGGTTCTTCAACCCGCTCTCGGTGACGCGCCTGGGGGGCAATCTGATGCGCGACCACCGCAAGTTGGTGGTGGTCGATGGCGAGGTGGCGTTCACCGGCGGCTTCGGCATCGTCGACGAGTTCGTGGATGCCTGGTACGAGGTGGCGGTGCGCGTCGAGGGGCCGGTGGTCCATGACTGGATGCGGCTGTTCGCACAGGTGTGGGATTCGCCGCTGACCCGGGGCGGACGTTCGCGGGCAAGGCTCTCGCCGCGCCTGCCGCCGGCGCCGGAGGCGGTGACGAATGCCGGGGAGGGCGCACGCGGGCGGGTGATCTCCGGGCGTGGCCACCGCTATCAGGCGATCCGGCTGTCGCTCCACGGGCGCATCTCCACCGCGCGCCGGCGGCTGTGGCTGTGCACGCCCTATTTCGTGCCCACCCTGAGCCTGCGTCGCCAGCTGGCCCAGGCCGCGCGGCGCGGCATCGACGTGCGCCTGCTGCTCGCCGGCGGGCATCACGATCATCCGGGTATCCGCTACGCCGGGCAGCGTTTCTATGGGCGCCTGCTCAAGGCCGGCGTGCAGATCTACGAGTTCCAGCCCACCTTCATCCACGCCAAGTTCTGTGTCGTCGATGACTGGGTCTCACTGGGGTCGTGCAACTTCGACCACTGGAGCCTGCAGTGGAATCTCGAGGCCAACCAGGAGATCGAGGACAGCGCCTTCGCCACCGAGGTCGCCGAGCTGTTCCAGCGTAACTTCGCCGCCAGTCAGCGAATCGACGCCGCCTCCTGGCGTCGCCGTCCCTGGTGGCAGCGGGTGCGCGAGTGGGCGTTCGGCACCCTCAACGCCTGGATGACGCGGCTCAAGTAG
- a CDS encoding YecA family protein, with protein MSDDHDDAIASHPPLDDTGLARLDELLAPEHLGEEAPDVVSAHGFLVALAVAPQSPPQAQWLAELFETAPAFAELEARDEAVALMETLTRQAGDILERGEWLELPFDTELDDDGEMAAAIEDWCAGFMQAVFLDEAAWFAQDESHVAALLLPFMALSGLFEEEPEIAEMVADEAQFSALANQLPELTLDLYLHFRVPPEAPKRGPGKSGGKKAGGKKAGGARQGNARQRGSKR; from the coding sequence ATGTCCGACGACCACGACGACGCCATCGCCAGCCATCCGCCGCTGGACGATACCGGCTTGGCGAGGCTCGACGAGCTCCTCGCCCCCGAGCATCTTGGCGAGGAAGCCCCCGATGTGGTCAGCGCCCACGGCTTCCTGGTCGCCCTGGCCGTGGCTCCCCAGTCACCGCCCCAGGCGCAGTGGCTGGCGGAGCTGTTCGAGACGGCACCAGCGTTCGCCGAGCTGGAAGCACGCGACGAAGCGGTCGCCCTGATGGAGACCCTGACACGCCAGGCTGGCGATATCCTTGAACGCGGCGAATGGCTGGAGCTGCCATTCGACACCGAGCTCGACGACGACGGCGAGATGGCCGCCGCCATCGAGGACTGGTGCGCGGGTTTCATGCAGGCCGTATTCCTCGACGAGGCGGCCTGGTTCGCCCAGGACGAGTCCCACGTCGCCGCCCTGCTGCTACCCTTCATGGCGCTGTCGGGACTGTTCGAGGAGGAGCCGGAAATAGCCGAGATGGTCGCCGACGAGGCGCAGTTCAGCGCCCTGGCCAACCAGTTGCCGGAGCTGACCCTCGACCTCTACCTGCACTTCCGCGTACCGCCGGAAGCCCCCAAGCGCGGTCCGGGCAAATCGGGCGGGAAAAAGGCAGGCGGGAAAAAGGCAGGCGGCGCACGCCAGGGTAATGCTCGGCAGCGCGGCAGCAAGCGCTGA
- a CDS encoding SprT-like domain-containing protein: MTSLSTSTRKPALDPADPHALARLDRTALQQALVARAERAWQLAREVHPGLPRPQIWFDLRGRSAGQAHYQRGGLRFNATLLDENRVAFMDEIVPHEMAHWLVFHLDEGLRARPHGPEWQRVMRGLYGLAPTVTHRFDVARASPMPYLYRCRCTQPHRFSARRHAGAQRGTRYRCRRCRGELDYLGYDTGHEAD; this comes from the coding sequence ATGACTTCGCTCTCAACGTCAACGCGCAAGCCCGCACTCGATCCCGCCGATCCGCACGCCCTGGCGCGGCTGGATCGCACTGCCCTGCAGCAGGCCCTGGTCGCGCGCGCCGAACGCGCCTGGCAACTGGCGCGGGAGGTCCACCCCGGGTTGCCGCGCCCGCAGATCTGGTTCGACCTGCGCGGCCGCAGCGCCGGGCAGGCGCACTATCAGCGCGGCGGGCTGCGCTTCAACGCCACCCTACTCGACGAGAATCGGGTCGCCTTCATGGATGAGATCGTGCCCCACGAGATGGCCCACTGGCTGGTGTTCCATCTCGACGAGGGGCTTCGCGCTCGGCCCCATGGGCCCGAGTGGCAGCGCGTGATGCGCGGTCTCTACGGGCTGGCGCCGACCGTCACCCACCGTTTCGACGTGGCCCGGGCCAGCCCCATGCCCTATCTCTATCGCTGCCGCTGCACGCAGCCCCACCGCTTCAGCGCGCGGCGCCACGCCGGCGCCCAGCGCGGCACCCGCTACCGCTGCCGCCGCTGCCGCGGTGAACTGGACTATCTCGGGTACGACACAGGCCACGAAGCCGACTAG